In Hyalangium gracile, the following proteins share a genomic window:
- a CDS encoding DUF4350 domain-containing protein, giving the protein MKNLRTFLFFGVLIAIAAALGLAAHEAPPESTIPSVDNPGPLGLRALYLYMEEGGASVGVHRESLEALPSGTRTVVIAAPHARAVSSEEVDALERFVRAGGTLVFLSSREKEPGQPALEDWLKLEQGPWVPADGFGLPQGEQDLGGSTVGFWLPAGAARGLGRLRVSRDRGVIVGLPEAVPLAGLGSSVTLWRLGMGQGEVYVAAGADLAENRRLELLDNLRFWDALAARGLMLFDEFHHAAAPPPPLSRGLWVFALQCLAVGGLYVVARGTRFGAPRPQLPERHRSSLEYVQSMGWLARRAKVERELLTELARHLRQLMQDRLGIPLVLSEEEAARLLEQRCGIPAAHYLEARTELMRALDAPTLSPKDYARVAARYARLEAVIIGRASADTA; this is encoded by the coding sequence ATGAAGAACCTGCGGACCTTCCTCTTCTTCGGGGTGCTCATCGCCATCGCGGCGGCGCTGGGACTGGCGGCCCACGAAGCCCCCCCGGAGTCCACGATCCCCTCCGTGGACAATCCCGGCCCTCTCGGGCTGCGCGCCCTCTACCTCTATATGGAGGAAGGCGGAGCCTCCGTCGGCGTGCATCGCGAGTCCCTCGAAGCCCTGCCCTCGGGCACCCGGACCGTCGTCATCGCCGCCCCTCACGCCCGGGCCGTGTCCTCCGAGGAGGTGGATGCGCTGGAGCGCTTCGTCCGCGCTGGAGGGACGCTCGTCTTCCTGTCCTCCCGTGAGAAGGAGCCGGGCCAGCCCGCGCTGGAGGACTGGCTGAAGCTGGAGCAAGGCCCCTGGGTGCCCGCGGACGGGTTCGGACTTCCCCAGGGAGAGCAGGATCTCGGAGGAAGCACCGTGGGGTTCTGGCTGCCCGCGGGCGCCGCGCGAGGCCTGGGCCGCTTGCGCGTCTCTCGGGACCGGGGCGTCATCGTGGGCTTGCCGGAGGCCGTGCCCCTCGCGGGCCTGGGCAGCAGCGTGACGCTCTGGCGGCTCGGCATGGGCCAGGGCGAGGTGTACGTGGCCGCGGGAGCGGACCTCGCGGAGAACCGTCGGCTCGAGCTGCTCGACAACCTGCGCTTCTGGGACGCCCTGGCCGCCCGAGGCCTCATGCTCTTCGACGAGTTCCACCACGCGGCGGCGCCACCCCCGCCCCTGTCTCGAGGCCTCTGGGTGTTCGCGCTCCAGTGTCTGGCGGTGGGTGGGCTCTACGTGGTCGCGCGGGGCACCCGCTTCGGAGCGCCCAGGCCCCAGCTGCCGGAGCGGCACCGCTCGTCGCTCGAGTACGTGCAGTCCATGGGCTGGCTCGCGCGCCGGGCGAAGGTGGAGCGCGAGCTGCTGACCGAGCTGGCCCGGCACCTGCGCCAGCTCATGCAGGATCGGCTGGGCATCCCCCTCGTGCTCTCCGAGGAGGAAGCCGCCCGACTGCTGGAGCAGCGCTGCGGCATCCCCGCCGCGCACTACCTCGAGGCTCGCACGGAGCTGATGCGGGCGCTGGACGCGCCCACCCTCTCCCCCAAGGACTACGCCCGCGTGGCGGCACGGTACGCGCGGCTCGAAGCCGTCATCATCGGCCGCGCATCCGCCGACACCGCCTGA
- a CDS encoding DUF4129 domain-containing protein has translation MLTLALPLLLASVPCADLEANVQLLEETAKDRPAELAVVVEGIESRAGGLPLRPPGELPAEQLARDVVTRLRAACELQEAATRVQALPPSSDTDRLRAILDRPEFSQARKRNTDLLQRLMRQLDAWLSTFFQSRGAQSFAIATRAVMLGLALAVVLWAALRFRRWRRPTEPQALGSPGAAAPLELDSPGEHLRRAREALASTPREAIRQGLLALLSTLEERQLARPDRVKTNRELAAELPGRGAPAPLVQEVERLVRWYDRTFYSLTPVPPEEAARFIADVERLQASPPPGGVA, from the coding sequence GTGCTGACCCTCGCCCTTCCCCTGCTCCTCGCCTCGGTGCCGTGCGCGGACCTGGAGGCGAACGTCCAGCTCCTCGAGGAGACCGCGAAGGACCGCCCCGCCGAGCTGGCCGTCGTCGTGGAGGGCATCGAGTCTCGCGCGGGAGGCCTCCCGCTGCGCCCGCCCGGAGAGCTCCCCGCGGAGCAGCTCGCCCGTGACGTGGTGACCCGACTGCGCGCGGCCTGTGAGCTCCAGGAAGCGGCGACGCGCGTCCAGGCGCTCCCTCCCTCGAGCGACACGGACCGGCTCCGGGCCATCCTCGATCGCCCCGAGTTCTCCCAGGCTCGCAAGCGCAACACCGATCTGCTGCAGCGGCTCATGCGCCAGCTCGACGCCTGGCTCAGCACCTTCTTCCAGTCCCGGGGCGCCCAGAGCTTCGCCATCGCCACGCGCGCGGTGATGCTGGGTCTGGCCCTCGCCGTGGTGCTCTGGGCAGCGCTGCGGTTCCGACGCTGGCGCCGTCCCACCGAGCCTCAGGCCCTCGGCTCGCCAGGAGCCGCGGCTCCGCTCGAGCTCGACTCGCCGGGTGAGCACCTGCGGCGCGCACGGGAGGCGCTCGCCTCGACTCCTCGTGAGGCCATCCGCCAGGGACTGCTGGCCCTGCTCTCCACCTTGGAAGAGCGCCAGCTCGCCCGCCCCGACCGCGTGAAGACGAACCGGGAGCTCGCCGCCGAGCTGCCCGGCCGTGGGGCGCCGGCCCCGCTCGTCCAGGAGGTGGAGCGGCTGGTGCGCTGGTACGACCGCACCTTCTACTCGCTGACTCCCGTACCTCCCGAGGAGGCCGCGCGCTTCATCGCGGACGTGGAGCGCCTGCAGGCCTCTCCTCCTCCAGGAGGGGTGGCATGA